Proteins found in one Fulvitalea axinellae genomic segment:
- a CDS encoding IS3 family transposase: MRLLVDPGDKLSIRRQCDCLELYRSSYYYSPKGENAENLELMRLMDRHMIDEPTAGVLRMRSALRDQGFNPSYERVRRLMRKANLYPIYPKKNLSKPGEAKYVYPYLLKEKKVVRKNQVWSIDITYIAMASGFMYMTAIIDVYSRYIVGWGLSNTLEAAASLKVVREAVEIHGKPEILNSDQGSQFTCGEYVNYLKKEGINISMDAKGRALDNIYIERFWRTLKRDHIYLNPADNGLKLYLGIEKWLRRYHNRDHQGIENLKPENVFSGASKAKATAYAHANIDKSKKKQNVKGLINIHTGSTIATTV, from the coding sequence AGCTGAGCATTCGCCGTCAGTGCGACTGTCTGGAGCTTTACCGTTCGTCATACTACTACAGCCCAAAGGGGGAAAACGCGGAAAACTTGGAGTTGATGCGCCTTATGGACCGGCACATGATCGACGAACCCACGGCGGGAGTTTTGCGCATGAGATCAGCCTTGCGTGACCAAGGATTCAACCCTTCCTATGAAAGGGTTAGGCGCTTGATGCGCAAAGCGAATCTCTACCCTATTTACCCGAAAAAGAATCTGAGCAAGCCCGGAGAGGCAAAATACGTTTACCCGTATCTGCTTAAGGAAAAGAAAGTTGTCAGGAAAAACCAGGTCTGGTCGATAGACATCACTTATATAGCCATGGCTAGCGGTTTCATGTATATGACGGCGATTATCGACGTCTACAGCAGGTACATAGTGGGTTGGGGTTTGAGCAATACGCTTGAGGCCGCGGCGTCTTTAAAAGTGGTGCGTGAGGCCGTTGAGATTCACGGTAAACCGGAAATACTCAACAGTGACCAAGGTTCCCAGTTCACTTGCGGGGAATACGTGAACTATCTCAAGAAAGAGGGAATAAACATCAGTATGGACGCCAAAGGCCGAGCCTTGGACAACATTTACATCGAACGCTTTTGGAGAACGCTAAAAAGGGACCATATTTACCTGAATCCGGCCGACAACGGTTTAAAGTTGTATTTGGGGATAGAGAAATGGTTGCGACGCTACCACAACAGGGATCACCAAGGAATCGAGAACCTGAAGCCGGAAAATGTTTTTAGCGGAGCGTCAAAAGCGAAAGCCACCGCGTATGCCCATGCAAATATTGATAAGTCCAAGAAAAAACAGAATGTGAAAGGACTTATCAACATTCACACGGGCTCGACGATAGCGACAACCGTTTAA
- a CDS encoding YARHG domain-containing protein has product MSKLITLFILLAVLTPKAKCQNFTISGVEYKDVAFNEDVHEDISRYLGSYVLGKSKNGGSEGIVRLMINTFEGEVFAQIREFEYTVEGGRSNPYKHIFTNLTNVRINSGWFISSELVGRFVDVTEGEFKGKALLIDKSSIESIVKNEFGFKTGLNEYYKGWYHFASYRSLTEKELRLYSKEELQIMRNEIFARYDYDFKTEKMQEYFDRMGWHVPNYSNVNDLLTELEIRNINLIRSLEK; this is encoded by the coding sequence ATGTCAAAACTTATCACACTATTTATTCTTCTGGCCGTTTTAACTCCAAAAGCAAAATGCCAGAATTTCACCATATCAGGTGTAGAGTATAAGGACGTAGCGTTTAATGAGGATGTCCACGAAGATATATCAAGGTACTTGGGCTCATATGTCTTAGGCAAATCAAAGAATGGAGGATCCGAAGGAATAGTCCGCCTTATGATCAACACATTTGAAGGCGAGGTATTCGCTCAGATCAGAGAGTTTGAGTATACCGTGGAAGGTGGCAGATCCAATCCCTATAAGCATATTTTCACGAACCTCACTAATGTCAGAATCAATTCAGGCTGGTTTATATCAAGCGAATTGGTAGGGAGATTTGTTGACGTCACGGAAGGAGAATTCAAAGGAAAAGCCCTCCTTATCGATAAATCGTCTATTGAGTCAATCGTCAAAAACGAGTTCGGATTCAAGACAGGCCTGAATGAATATTATAAAGGCTGGTACCACTTCGCCTCTTACCGTTCATTAACCGAAAAGGAACTAAGGCTCTATTCGAAAGAAGAGCTTCAGATTATGAGAAACGAAATCTTCGCCAGATATGACTATGATTTCAAGACGGAAAAAATGCAGGAATACTTCGACCGTATGGGATGGCATGTTCCCAATTACAGTAATGTGAATGATCTTTTGACAGAACTTGAGATTCGCAATATCAATCTGATACGGTCACTAGAAAAGTAA
- a CDS encoding STM3941 family protein — protein MKREPQIFRPDKLKNSILFLGCSAFVTIGIFILDRDPKIGWGCIIFFGLGVIISLIQFYPNSTYLKLTDEGFEVKSLFRFHFTKWTEIKDFRQGQIKGNKMIFFDYTDKHKKWKSGKEVAKFLSGKEGAIQSSYNIKAEELLNLMKEYKLKSK, from the coding sequence ATGAAAAGAGAACCTCAAATATTTAGACCTGACAAATTGAAAAACTCGATTTTATTTTTGGGATGTTCTGCTTTTGTAACAATTGGAATCTTTATTCTAGATAGAGACCCAAAAATTGGCTGGGGATGTATTATTTTTTTCGGACTTGGTGTAATTATTTCTTTAATTCAATTTTATCCCAATTCTACTTATTTAAAACTGACTGATGAAGGGTTTGAAGTTAAAAGCTTATTTCGTTTCCATTTCACCAAATGGACTGAAATAAAAGACTTCAGACAAGGACAGATAAAAGGAAATAAAATGATATTCTTCGATTATACTGACAAACATAAAAAATGGAAAAGCGGAAAAGAAGTTGCAAAGTTTTTGTCTGGAAAAGAAGGAGCTATTCAGTCCTCGTATAATATCAAGGCTGAGGAATTACTGAATTTAATGAAAGAATATAAATTGAAAAGTAAGTAA
- a CDS encoding IS701 family transposase, with protein MKRRDGFELYTDYLIASRGQATSTGLSASLDNQIPHDYFSDLLKQPDMDQKAFWKEVKSFARSIEGEEAVLSIDDCIVHKPHSSENDIVAYHFDHTVGKAVKGINSLNFLLSNTVEGQTVNCPVAYEIVHKTVKYIDKNGKEKRKSEKTKNEMVLEVLHRLNFLNKLVFRYILFDTWFTASDTLKYIHYKLKKVFVCPLKSNRNIAMSEKDKNEGKFIHVSDAPIESGQVKRVWVKGVDFPVTLAKQVFTNRDRSTAEQWLVTNGENMAFEDIVAIYQKRWKVEEFHKSLKQNTMLGKSPTKMEITQLNHIFASMIAYIKLEKLKVKEKLNHFAIKSKLYLKMIKAAMEELDALRSA; from the coding sequence ATGAAAAGGAGAGACGGATTTGAATTATACACGGATTATCTTATTGCCAGTCGAGGGCAAGCCACCTCAACAGGGCTCTCAGCATCTTTGGACAATCAGATTCCCCATGATTATTTCAGCGACCTCCTCAAGCAACCGGACATGGACCAAAAGGCTTTTTGGAAAGAGGTGAAGTCTTTCGCCAGGAGTATTGAGGGCGAAGAGGCGGTTTTGAGTATCGACGATTGCATTGTCCACAAGCCTCATTCCTCGGAAAACGACATCGTAGCTTATCATTTCGACCATACTGTAGGCAAAGCGGTCAAAGGGATCAACTCCCTTAACTTTCTTCTGAGCAATACCGTGGAAGGACAAACGGTTAACTGTCCGGTCGCTTATGAGATCGTCCACAAGACGGTGAAATACATAGACAAGAACGGGAAGGAAAAGCGTAAAAGCGAGAAAACGAAAAATGAGATGGTACTGGAAGTTTTACACCGTCTAAACTTTCTGAACAAACTGGTTTTCAGGTACATTCTTTTCGATACGTGGTTCACCGCCAGCGATACGCTGAAGTATATTCATTACAAGCTCAAGAAGGTTTTCGTTTGCCCGCTGAAGAGCAACAGGAATATAGCAATGAGCGAAAAGGACAAAAACGAGGGCAAATTCATTCACGTTTCGGATGCGCCTATTGAAAGCGGTCAAGTGAAGCGGGTGTGGGTCAAGGGAGTTGATTTTCCTGTCACGCTCGCCAAACAAGTCTTTACAAACAGGGACCGGTCGACCGCGGAACAATGGCTGGTTACCAACGGGGAGAACATGGCTTTCGAGGATATCGTAGCGATCTACCAAAAACGGTGGAAAGTCGAGGAGTTCCATAAGTCGCTCAAGCAAAACACGATGTTAGGCAAGTCTCCCACAAAGATGGAGATTACCCAATTGAACCACATCTTCGCTTCCATGATCGCCTACATAAAACTGGAAAAACTGAAGGTTAAGGAGAAGCTGAATCACTTTGCGATAAAATCAAAATTGTATTTGAAGATGATAAAGGCTGCCATGGAAGAACTTGACGCCTTGCGGTCGGCCTGA
- a CDS encoding helix-turn-helix domain-containing protein encodes MKEYRRLDLHEREMILRLRAFGESRRSIAKFLRRSPSTISRELQRNTIQFSGYCPDLAHRLAEARQRICVGHNRRRPDYKRLVGVSDFRLKLPRVFIAWHSDDKFYRRGLTGFIGSQMYRLRSLFKTYEKPFHYFELFEHHRLLRRWWRWREFRNELKAIQNGEETKPAPKKRRPSLSYNIRPKTEATPKIQPDTHRRAG; translated from the coding sequence ATGAAAGAATACAGACGCCTTGATTTGCATGAACGGGAAATGATCCTGCGCCTCCGGGCCTTTGGCGAATCACGGCGTTCCATCGCCAAATTTTTAAGGCGTTCGCCATCCACTATCAGTAGGGAACTTCAACGGAACACCATCCAGTTTTCCGGATACTGCCCGGACTTGGCACACAGGCTCGCCGAAGCCCGCCAGCGCATTTGCGTAGGCCATAACCGCCGGCGCCCGGATTACAAACGCTTGGTAGGCGTAAGCGATTTCAGGCTAAAACTGCCCAGAGTGTTTATAGCGTGGCATTCCGACGACAAATTTTACCGCCGGGGCCTCACCGGATTTATAGGTAGCCAGATGTACCGACTCAGGTCCCTGTTCAAAACCTACGAGAAGCCCTTCCATTATTTCGAACTGTTCGAACACCACCGCCTGCTCCGGCGCTGGTGGCGCTGGCGAGAATTCCGCAACGAACTGAAAGCCATCCAAAACGGCGAAGAAACGAAACCCGCCCCGAAAAAACGACGACCGAGCCTAAGCTACAACATAAGGCCTAAAACCGAAGCCACCCCGAAAATACAACCCGACACACACCGCCGGGCCGGATAA
- a CDS encoding GEVED domain-containing protein, whose translation MKNFFIRSLMAAVLILPFSGFGQEQTTSVLFLGNSYTGANDLPEQFRKLAKSGGKTVYVQSYTPGGYRLDQHLKNDHTQGLLSSRDWNYVVLQDQSQQPILNGGGNRNSITEFVRKKIKTPQNGSEGVVYMTWGRDEGNAWLKQMDMTYEEMAQRYIDHYTNIGKNLPVRISPVAVAFRKAKAEGFSVYAADGSHPSNTGTYLAACVFYATLFRESPAVDYSSVGDDAQRLQQIASEVVLNNSESRTWNIDRDWFPEGTMGHSNLGTLFPPKKVQPMKPINLEDLSKSAGITQVTVNKKTLCKTYAPSVDATLHFAENGYLDNRYLYTASLTKGFTHEIEITAYKPASYKNTPVVQVYIDFNNNGLFDDSEKVLLDDVTFGTTTAKAQFVAPPTAVEGKLLHMRVMVGGESGKELPITFATQYKGETEDYSVLIQPQPTIVFNTFTSFCDGEPVDLRTKTEAETPLQFRILEGADYARLDGYNFHPIKAGDVKIQAYNDKGDSYIQTVTVAKKIPEIKFPQETTASITKGTIPLYALTNSDGSISYEVITGKDVVSVEGSTLKLLKTGKAIVVAILEGSDCYLPNAAAMNIEVTPPLEETEITDFEDITLSCTDEPVALNPKTNSDGDLKLTVVSGAGIVSVQGGKLKAYKSGKAKVKAFVDATDKHIDAEKIIDVTVTGVTSSIDFGDVPETIYVGDIIDFAPKTIHGDRAFVKTDRASGLLISRYNNKIKALKPGTVTLTAYHHGDGCIEATEDVFELKIVEESIVFNDFSLNCDSDAVDLSEKVTADKPVMFRIVEGKEFVTLNGSELHPVAGGVATVEAYGSGNTMARAKVTVKKYGTQITATSRISAKTTDPKKELTFDTNSDGTATFEILDGDDIVSVENGNLNFLRPGVANVRLNIGETGCYKSAQHIFTVEVTAETALIDGLKDLELSCAGDPVELTPQTNSDGAMTLEVAEGTEVLRLEGKKVIPEKAGTAKIKVSVASTDKYGKAEKTISVTVAPVASGIVFGEIPDKIYTGKTAPLDVRTIHGEKATLSLGSGSEKVAEITANLFKAIGPGNVNIVARHPGDGCVQPAEAVKTVQVLKVSLLGIEDESVAAVPNPFGDRLTVNLSEHSGNLTASVHALDGKEILTATFRNAPYRINTADLRPGTYILVIKGKGTNKSFRIVKR comes from the coding sequence ATGAAGAATTTTTTTATACGGTCGCTGATGGCGGCTGTCCTGATTTTGCCTTTCTCCGGATTCGGACAAGAGCAAACCACCTCGGTCCTGTTTCTGGGAAACAGCTACACCGGAGCCAACGACCTGCCCGAGCAGTTCAGAAAGCTCGCCAAATCCGGAGGAAAAACCGTGTACGTACAATCCTACACCCCCGGAGGCTATAGGCTTGACCAACACCTGAAGAACGACCACACCCAAGGGCTTCTCAGTTCCAGAGACTGGAATTATGTGGTGTTGCAGGACCAAAGCCAACAGCCGATACTGAACGGCGGCGGTAACCGGAATTCCATAACGGAATTCGTAAGGAAAAAAATCAAGACTCCCCAAAATGGTTCCGAAGGAGTGGTGTATATGACTTGGGGCAGAGATGAGGGCAACGCGTGGCTCAAACAAATGGACATGACCTATGAGGAAATGGCCCAACGGTATATCGACCATTATACCAATATAGGCAAGAACCTGCCGGTAAGGATCTCCCCCGTGGCCGTGGCCTTCCGCAAGGCCAAAGCCGAAGGCTTCTCCGTTTACGCCGCCGACGGCTCGCACCCCAGCAACACCGGCACCTACCTGGCCGCTTGCGTTTTTTACGCCACGCTGTTCAGGGAATCGCCGGCGGTTGATTACAGCAGTGTTGGGGACGACGCCCAAAGGCTCCAACAAATAGCGTCGGAAGTGGTGCTGAACAATAGCGAATCACGAACATGGAATATCGACCGGGACTGGTTTCCGGAGGGCACTATGGGGCATTCCAATCTCGGAACCCTTTTCCCTCCGAAAAAAGTGCAACCCATGAAGCCAATCAATTTGGAGGACCTGTCGAAGTCCGCGGGGATTACGCAGGTTACCGTCAACAAGAAAACGCTGTGCAAAACATACGCTCCGAGCGTAGACGCAACACTGCACTTCGCCGAGAACGGTTACCTCGACAACCGGTACCTTTACACGGCCTCTCTCACCAAGGGTTTTACCCACGAAATAGAAATCACCGCCTATAAGCCGGCCAGTTATAAGAATACGCCCGTAGTGCAGGTTTATATCGACTTCAATAACAACGGCCTTTTCGACGACAGCGAAAAAGTCCTTCTCGACGACGTGACGTTCGGCACCACCACGGCCAAGGCCCAGTTTGTGGCGCCCCCTACGGCGGTGGAAGGCAAATTATTGCATATGCGGGTAATGGTGGGCGGAGAGTCGGGCAAAGAGCTTCCGATAACTTTCGCCACGCAATATAAGGGCGAAACGGAAGACTACAGCGTGCTGATCCAGCCCCAGCCTACCATCGTGTTCAACACCTTCACCAGTTTCTGCGATGGCGAGCCGGTGGACCTTAGGACAAAAACCGAGGCCGAGACGCCTTTGCAGTTCCGGATATTGGAAGGCGCGGACTACGCCCGCCTCGACGGCTATAACTTCCACCCGATCAAAGCCGGGGACGTAAAGATTCAGGCCTATAACGACAAAGGGGACAGCTATATCCAGACAGTCACCGTGGCCAAAAAAATCCCGGAAATTAAATTTCCCCAAGAGACAACCGCTTCCATTACCAAAGGAACGATACCGTTGTACGCGTTGACCAACTCCGACGGAAGCATCAGCTATGAGGTAATCACGGGCAAAGATGTGGTAAGCGTGGAAGGAAGCACCTTAAAACTTCTAAAGACTGGAAAGGCCATTGTGGTCGCCATATTGGAGGGATCCGACTGCTATTTACCTAACGCGGCGGCCATGAATATCGAAGTTACGCCTCCGTTGGAAGAAACCGAAATCACGGACTTCGAGGATATAACCTTAAGCTGTACTGACGAGCCGGTAGCGCTGAACCCGAAGACCAATTCCGACGGAGACCTGAAATTGACTGTAGTCTCGGGAGCCGGTATCGTGTCGGTCCAAGGCGGAAAGCTTAAGGCCTACAAATCGGGCAAAGCGAAGGTAAAAGCGTTTGTAGACGCCACGGACAAACATATCGATGCCGAAAAGATCATTGACGTTACGGTAACCGGCGTAACTTCTAGCATAGATTTCGGCGACGTGCCCGAAACCATTTACGTGGGCGACATTATCGATTTCGCTCCGAAAACCATTCACGGCGACCGGGCCTTTGTCAAAACCGACCGCGCTTCCGGACTTTTGATTTCCAGATACAACAATAAGATCAAAGCCCTGAAGCCGGGCACCGTTACGCTGACGGCTTACCACCACGGCGACGGCTGTATTGAGGCCACGGAAGACGTATTCGAACTGAAAATCGTGGAAGAGTCTATCGTATTCAATGACTTTAGCCTGAACTGCGACTCCGATGCGGTCGATTTATCGGAGAAAGTCACGGCGGACAAGCCGGTAATGTTCCGGATAGTAGAAGGCAAGGAGTTCGTGACGCTAAACGGTTCGGAATTGCACCCCGTAGCCGGCGGAGTGGCGACAGTGGAAGCCTACGGTTCCGGCAACACCATGGCCCGGGCGAAAGTCACCGTGAAAAAATACGGAACCCAAATCACGGCAACCTCCCGGATTTCCGCCAAAACAACCGATCCGAAGAAGGAACTTACGTTCGACACCAACTCGGACGGAACGGCCACCTTTGAGATACTCGACGGCGATGACATAGTATCGGTGGAAAACGGGAACCTGAACTTTTTGCGCCCCGGTGTCGCTAACGTTAGGCTGAACATTGGGGAAACGGGTTGCTATAAATCCGCCCAACATATTTTCACCGTAGAGGTAACCGCTGAAACCGCCCTGATAGACGGGCTGAAAGATCTGGAACTGTCTTGCGCCGGAGACCCTGTCGAATTGACGCCCCAAACAAACTCCGACGGGGCAATGACGCTGGAAGTGGCGGAAGGGACGGAGGTCCTGAGGCTTGAGGGCAAAAAAGTGATTCCCGAAAAAGCGGGAACGGCCAAAATCAAGGTATCGGTAGCTTCCACTGACAAATACGGCAAAGCCGAGAAGACGATCAGCGTTACGGTGGCACCGGTGGCTTCGGGAATAGTGTTCGGAGAGATTCCCGACAAAATATACACAGGAAAAACGGCCCCTCTGGACGTGCGCACCATCCATGGCGAAAAAGCGACACTGAGTTTGGGTAGCGGATCCGAAAAGGTTGCGGAAATCACAGCCAATTTGTTCAAGGCCATCGGTCCGGGTAACGTGAATATAGTGGCCCGCCACCCCGGCGACGGTTGCGTACAGCCCGCCGAAGCTGTCAAAACGGTCCAAGTATTGAAAGTCTCGCTGTTGGGTATCGAAGACGAAAGCGTAGCCGCCGTTCCCAATCCGTTTGGGGATCGCCTTACGGTGAACCTGTCGGAGCATTCCGGCAACCTGACCGCCAGCGTCCACGCCCTGGACGGCAAAGAAATCCTAACGGCCACGTTCCGCAACGCACCATACCGCATCAACACCGCGGACCTGAGGCCGGGAACATATATCTTGGTTATCAAAGGAAAAGGGACCAACAAGTCTTTCAGGATTGTAAAAAGATAA
- a CDS encoding ISAs1 family transposase, with the protein MLAVFRSGGKLNFSQIHRSMKRDHDYWRDFTGGKSKCCVSRVQLRRILKDTDIQGLKAVAETTFNANETIDPQALQWFSIDGKELRGSIDKSSGDKRGESVVLVTAQEDKTSKVVGYYSGTKDSERGIVDEYFETQSGLSGTAYTMDALHNNSGLLEGIHGKRGVYLSQIKGNQKILREDLRDMERRSECLDYKKTVEKGHGRIETRIYRTYPVETGCLERRWSNTGMSCFIRVDRTRKVVKTGKTSSETSYYVSNINTGLIDQYNLPNAVRGHWSVEANNNMRDTNFGEDGLRSLVSGIQQSVSCILTAVMNILIQRNAGENMNEMREEIVADINSIHQYFNR; encoded by the coding sequence ATGCTTGCCGTATTCAGGAGCGGAGGAAAACTCAATTTCTCACAGATTCACCGCTCAATGAAAAGGGATCACGATTATTGGCGGGATTTCACAGGTGGTAAAAGTAAGTGTTGTGTGAGCCGTGTTCAACTCCGAAGAATCCTGAAGGATACAGATATACAGGGACTTAAGGCGGTTGCTGAAACCACTTTTAACGCAAACGAAACTATAGATCCGCAAGCTCTTCAATGGTTTTCGATTGACGGTAAAGAACTCCGGGGGAGTATCGACAAATCCTCAGGGGACAAACGCGGGGAAAGCGTGGTTCTGGTTACCGCGCAAGAAGATAAAACCAGCAAGGTTGTAGGCTACTATTCGGGTACCAAAGACTCCGAGCGGGGTATTGTCGACGAATATTTTGAAACTCAATCCGGTCTTTCGGGAACGGCTTATACGATGGATGCCCTTCACAATAATTCCGGGTTACTGGAGGGAATCCATGGAAAACGGGGCGTCTACCTTTCACAAATAAAAGGGAACCAGAAAATACTCCGTGAAGACCTTCGAGACATGGAGCGGAGATCAGAATGTTTGGATTATAAAAAGACCGTCGAAAAGGGCCATGGCAGGATCGAAACAAGAATATACCGGACCTACCCGGTGGAAACGGGATGCTTGGAGCGTCGCTGGTCGAATACGGGGATGAGCTGCTTCATACGGGTAGACCGTACCCGTAAAGTCGTTAAAACAGGAAAAACATCAAGCGAGACATCATACTACGTCAGCAATATAAATACCGGTCTTATTGATCAATACAACTTGCCTAACGCCGTAAGGGGACACTGGTCCGTAGAGGCAAACAATAATATGAGGGATACGAACTTCGGAGAGGACGGGTTAAGGAGCCTTGTCTCTGGTATACAGCAAAGTGTTTCATGTATTTTGACTGCTGTAATGAATATTTTGATCCAAAGGAACGCTGGTGAAAATATGAATGAAATGCGAGAGGAGATCGTAGCAGATATAAATTCTATTCACCAATATTTTAATAGATAG